The following coding sequences lie in one Arachis ipaensis cultivar K30076 chromosome B05, Araip1.1, whole genome shotgun sequence genomic window:
- the LOC107642393 gene encoding growth-regulating factor 3 (The sequence of the model RefSeq protein was modified relative to this genomic sequence to represent the inferred CDS: added 90 bases not found in genome assembly): MSVPPPHPPLPTAASMTWQAAPFTVAQWQELEHQALIFKYLKAGLTVPPDLLVPIRRSLQLMSQKLSHHYPSLGFYGKKIDPEPGRCRRTDGKKWRCSREAHPDSKYCDRHMIRRRYRSRKPVESSTSSQQQSHSSAAASAATAASTTTTTTTTTTTASAASGGGGGGGASGSGGAFHTLPLHTNGTREGFTLGSSNSSSLQNLHMDHPLSLPSEVSKKEYRFALNSDVDEHNFLQKDLGTVRYQGYDFTSDGLWSMPHIPSNTVSESRTGSTMVGDCFQQQTIRDADLLNLNASGSKELVFGSQLSPSSSGSLKQEYQSPQSLFTDWHWKKDLGSDAIYRPHKDFNSDANVDCNGSL, translated from the exons CTGGAGCACCAAGCCCTCATCTTCAAGTACCTCAAAGCAGGACTCACCGTTCCACCGGACCTCCTCGTACCTATTCGGAGGAGCCTCCAGTTGATGTCTCAGAAGCTCTCACATCACTACCCATCTC TGGGGTTTTATGGGAAGAAGATAGATCCGGAGCCAGGGAGGTGCAGGAGGACCGATGGGAAGAAATGGAGGTGCTCCAGGGAAGCACACCCTGACTCTAAGTACTGCGACCGCCACATGATACGGCGTCGTTACCGTTCAAGAAAGCCTGTGGAATCATCAACTTCATCTCAGCAACAATCTCActcttctgctgctgcttctgCTGCTACTGCTGCTTCTACTACTaccactactactactactactactactgctTCTGCtgctagtggtggtggtggtggtggtggtgcttcTGGTTCCGGTGGAGCCTTCCACACACTCCCTTTGCACACCAATGGTACCCGTGAAGGTTTCACCCTTGGGAGCAGCAATAGTAGCAGCTTGCAAAACTTGCACATGGACCACCCCTTGTCACTTCCCAGTGAGGTTAGCAAGAAGGAGTACAG GTTTGCACTGAACTCCGATGTAGACGAGCATAACTTCTTGCAGAAAGATCTGGGAACTGTGAGGTATCAAGGTTACGACTTCACCTCAGATGGCCTGTGGTCCATGCCTCATATCCCATCAAACACTGTTTCAGAATCAAGAACTGGTTCTACCATGGTTGGCGACTGCTTCCAACAGCAAACGATTCGCGATGCTGATCTCTTAAACCTCAATGCTTCAGGGTCCAAGGAGCTTGTCTTTGGTAGCCAGTTGAGTCCGTCGTCGTCTGGGTCTTTGAAACAGGAATATCAGTCCCCTCAGTCACTCTTCACTGACTGGCACTGGAAGAAGGATTTAGGCTCTGACGCCATTTATCGGCCCCACAAAGATTTCAATTCAGATGCAAATGTTGATTGCAATGGTTCTTTGTAA
- the LOC107639936 gene encoding uncharacterized protein LOC107639936 produces MASETKIMKKEEDETALHAPSDRLSYLPNELLTMVISSLSVAEAARTSTLAKSWQGLWRHAERLEFDETTMPRPSILPKKRQIGTGSLYGTVICMVFNSYVGDLTSVSFKHFPRSIAVGELDFWVDFVLNKFRKINSLSLECERLVPEPEPPFFLMGSKSVKLNFRPMDSSNLNSLELTNYTMTTSTPEALNGCGWKLKILKLKNMRMSDDVINGVLRKCLGLESLSIVESKGFKTLKINNPWLKFLELGWLIVNEVNLSVERLETLVVDSLMCPPKGLKIYTVNLKIFHLSCNSIAQRMRIRRSYNQPLLKTQDIFEYCTDLLGYNSFNIFQNILIASIDLDLNNIRESMALSYILRLSLCLETLEITIPPVEEDDFLAGANNSYDNVCLSFPTSMFWERNNLYNCMNHTLKFVTIKGFTGKEQEVKFIQHIIKNATTIKKITIISDSATILKEAEALLILPRNSIYLSIIFKSESDDVAQLTSQVNNKMSFLDSEEY; encoded by the coding sequence ATGGCAAGCGAAACTAAAAtcatgaaaaaagaagaagatgaaactgCCCTTCATGCACCATCAGACAGGCTCAGCTACCTACCAAACGAGCTGTTGACTATGGTCATCTCTTCCCTCTCCGTCGCTGAAGCCGCGAGGACAAGCACCCTGGCGAAATCATGGCAGGGATTGTGGAGGCACGCCGAACGTCTCGAATTCGATGAAACTACCATGCCAAGGCCTTCCATATTGCCTAAGAAAAGACAGATTGGTACTGGTAGCCTATATGGCACTGTCATATGTATGGTCTTTAATAGCTATGTTGGTGATTTAACAAGTGTTAGCTTCAAACACTTCCCTAGGAGTATTGCCGTTGGCGAATTGGACTTTTGGGTTGACTTTGTTCTGAATAAATTCAGAAAGATAAATTCTTTGAGCTTAGAATGTGAGCGTTTGGTTCCAGAACCTGAACCCCCATTTTTTCTTATGGGATCTAAATCAGTCAAACTTAATTTCCGCCCTATGGATTCTTCAAACCTGAATTCATTAGAGTTGACCAATTACACGATGACTACGTCAACGCCAGAAGCTTTGAATGGGTGTGGCTGGAAATTGAAAATCCTAAAGTTGAAGAACATGCGTATGAGCGATGACGTCATCAATGGTGTTTTGCGCAAATGTTTGGGTTTGGAGAGTTTGAGTATTGTTGAGTCAAAGGGGTTTAAGACACTTAAGATCAACAATCCATGGCTTAAGTTCTTGGAGCTTGGGTGGTTGATTGTGAATGAGGTTAATCTTAGTGTTGAGAGACTTGAAACCTTGGTTGTTGATTCTTTAATGTGTCCACCAAAGGGTTTGAAAATCTATACCGTTAACCTGAAGATTTTCCACCTTTCTTGCAACTCAATTGCTCAAAGAATGCGTATCCGGCGTTCATATAACCAACCTCTTTTGAAAACGCAAGATATTTTTGAATATTGCACTGATCTTTTGGGATATAATTCATTCAACATTTTTCAAAATATATTGATTGCGTCAATTGACTTGGATTTGAATAACATAAGAGAATCTATGGCACTTTCCTACATACTAAGATTATCCCTCTGCCTTGAAACTCTTGAAATAACAATACCGCCGGTAGAGGAAGACGATTTTTTGGCGGGTGCAAATAATTCTTATGATAATGTCTGTTTGTCATTTCCAACGTCAATGTTCTGGGAGAGGAACAACCTGTACAATTGTATGAATCACACATTAAAGTTTGTAACCATAAAAGGATTCACAGGAAAAGAACAAGAGGTCAAATTTATCCAGCACATCATAAAAAATGCCACAACAATAAAAAAGATTACCATAATCAGTGATTCAGCAACAATATTGAAAGAGGCAGAAGCTCTTCTTATATTACCAAGAAATTCAATTTACCTCTCCATAATATTCAAGTCAGAATCGGATGATGTTGCTCAGCTCACTTCCCAAGTCAATAATAAGATGTCATTTTTAGACTCGGAGGAGTATTAG
- the LOC107641614 gene encoding protein PAM68, chloroplastic — MASSSTPTTFSTPQFLHQQVRSNKLWTLSKVNNFNGNMKPHDCYIYKSRFQHLSPVNATLKGPKGFGASSNKKKKKTKNPRKEEYGDDEEEEEYQEEEEREEGVIPEVVTNRMISRMGFSVGIPLGIGLLFFPFFYYLKVGLKIDVPTWVPFIVSFFFFGSALLGVSYGIVSSSWDPLREGSLLGWNEAQKNWPVFWQSLRGGGGSRKN, encoded by the exons ATGGCTTCATCTTCAACTCCCACCACCTTTTCCACTCCTCAATTTCTTCATCAG CAAGTTAGGAGTAACAAGTTATGGACACTCTCCAAAGTCAATAATTTCAATGGAAACATGAAGCCTCATGATTGCTATATTTATAAATCGAGATTTCAACACCTTTCACCTGTAAATGCAACCTTGAAGGGCCCCAAGGGGTTCGGAGCctcttcaaacaagaagaagaaaaagaccaAAAACCCAAGAAAGGAGGAGTATGGTGatgatgaagaggaagaagaataccaagaagaagaggagagagaggaaggTGTGATTCCTGAAGTGGTAACCAATAGAATGATATCAAGAATGGGCTTCTCAGTGGGTATCCCACTTGGAATTGGGCTTTTGTTCTTCCCATTCTTTTACTATCTCAAAGTTGGGCTCAAGATTGATGTGCCCACTTGGGTCCCTTTCATTGTCTCATTCTTTTTCTTTGGGTCTGCATTGTTGGGGGTTAGTTATGGGATTGTGTCCTCAAGTTGGGATCCATTGAGGGAAGGCTCTCTTTTGGGCTGGAATGAGGCCCAAAAGAATTGGCCTGTCTTTTGGCAATCACTTAGAGGAGGAGGAGGCTCTAGGAAGAATTAA
- the LOC107642394 gene encoding histone-lysine N-methyltransferase ASHR2, producing the protein MADSMLRVENIAGKGRGLVASQALKAGQVILTEPPLILYSSSPLTSSSSYCDHCFRTLPPTLLSCPSCLNHHFCSNKCFSTSLNSSHSSTVCQALLSLQHSPLLQQHHQVQARFVVALHNLAVSEINTLLSLHGTPDDSILQDANFLHDLISPLFPNIKLSVDLVAQALAKDRINSFCLMEPYNPNGPQRSIKAYGIYPKATMFNHDCVPNACRFDYMNTTYTDTNTNHIVIRLIKDVDEGEEICISYFRIGRDYATRKRILMEDYGFVCGCERCKVEASWSNNDENEDHDHVPHVRFLKKHVCNIKNCGGTLAPVPPKHDAPFNNNVLECNFCGNFKIDDDDDDDDDDVI; encoded by the coding sequence ATGGCAGATTCAATGTTGAGGGTGGAGAATATTGCAGGAAAAGGAAGAGGCCTTGTAGCCTCTCAAGCTCTCAAAGCTGGCCAAGTTATCCTCACTGAACCCCCTCTCATTCTCTATTCTTCTTCCCctcttacttcttcttcttcttactgtGATCACTGCTTCAGAACCCTACCTCCTACTCTTCTTTCATGTCCTTCTTGTCTCAACCACCATTTCTGCAGCAACAAGTGCTTCTCTACTTCCCTCAATTCCTCTCATTCCTCCACTGTTTGCCAAGCACTCTTATCACTTCAACATTCACCACTGCTTCAACAACACCATCAAGTGCAAGCGCGTTTTGTTGTTGCTCTTCACAACCTTGCAGTTTCTGAGATCAACACTCTGCTTTCTCTACATGGCACCCCAGATGATTCTATCCTTCAAGATGCAAACTTTCTTCATGATCTAATCTCACCCCTTTTTCCCAACATCAAGCTTAGTGTTGATCTTGTTGCTCAGGCTCTTGCAAAGGACAGGATCAATTCCTTCTGCTTGATGGAGCCTTATAACCCTAATGGACCTCAGAGATCAATTAAGGCATATGGGATATACCCAAAAGCCACAATGTTTAACCATGATTGTGTTCCCAATGCTTGCAGGTTTGATTATATGAACACTACTTATACTGATACTAATACTAATCACATTGTTATAAGGTTGATTAAGGATGTTGATGAAGGAGAAGAGATTTGCATAAGCTATTTTAGGATTGGGAGGGATTATGCTACAAGGAAGAGGATCTTGATGGAGGATTATGGGTTTGTTTGTGGGTGTGAGAGGTGCAAGGTTGAAGCAAGTTGGAGCAATAATGATGAGAATGAAGATCATGATCATGTGCCACATGTAAGGTTTCTTAAGAAGCATGTTTGTAATATCAAGAATTGTGGTGGCACTTTGGCACCTGTTCCTCCAAAACATGATGCACCGTTTAATAATAATGTTCTTGAGTGTAATTTTTGTGGCAATTTCaaaattgatgatgatgatgatgatgatgatgatgatgttataTAA